From Actinomyces slackii, a single genomic window includes:
- a CDS encoding DUF3054 family protein — MTSGASGRQGEGKARIDFTPAVPDGADCPWTRGRRTRWWLVIPADLVAMGLVAVLGAASTRATSATPTALWQAEVAVSAGWAVAWLVRRRRPDHLEMAAPEGLIVAATAWVAWSALRWGLPMGQGGDLASWTVMTGTFLLVFLCGWRWLYGYARAHDSLVPAPVARRMAEQGDPEADRAD, encoded by the coding sequence ATGACAAGCGGGGCTTCCGGGCGGCAGGGCGAGGGGAAGGCCCGGATCGACTTCACCCCTGCGGTGCCCGACGGCGCCGACTGCCCGTGGACCAGAGGGCGCCGCACCCGCTGGTGGCTGGTGATCCCTGCCGACCTGGTGGCGATGGGACTGGTCGCGGTTCTCGGAGCGGCTTCGACCCGCGCGACCTCCGCGACGCCCACTGCGCTGTGGCAGGCGGAGGTGGCGGTGTCCGCAGGATGGGCCGTGGCCTGGCTGGTGCGCCGGCGCCGCCCGGACCACCTGGAGATGGCCGCTCCTGAGGGGCTGATCGTCGCGGCGACGGCCTGGGTCGCCTGGAGCGCGCTGCGGTGGGGCCTCCCGATGGGGCAGGGCGGGGACCTGGCCTCCTGGACGGTGATGACCGGGACCTTCCTCCTGGTCTTCCTGTGCGGCTGGCGCTGGCTCTACGGCTATGCCCGGGCCCACGACTCCCTGGTGCCCGCGCCCGTGGCCCGCCGGATGGCCGAGCAGGGTGATCCCGAGGCCGATCGGGCCGACTGA
- the rdgB gene encoding RdgB/HAM1 family non-canonical purine NTP pyrophosphatase, giving the protein MSVVVPDGTRLVLATHNAGKLAELRQILAPLVPGLAPEAVISAASLSVPEPVEDGLSFAANALLKARALMEATDLPAVADDSGLCVDVLGGAPGIFSARWSGRHGDDAANLRLLLDQLRDVDEPHRTARFTCAAVLAVPGGEPTVIERSMDGRLTHEPRGEAGFGYDPIFVPASQDAPGGAGLTTAQMTPEEKNAISHRGQAFRALAPILADLLRRETSPS; this is encoded by the coding sequence ACGGCACCCGCCTGGTGCTGGCCACCCACAATGCGGGCAAGCTCGCCGAGCTGCGGCAGATCCTGGCCCCTCTGGTCCCCGGGCTCGCCCCCGAGGCAGTGATCTCCGCGGCGAGCCTGTCGGTGCCCGAGCCCGTTGAGGACGGGCTGAGCTTCGCCGCCAATGCCCTGCTCAAGGCGCGCGCGCTCATGGAGGCCACGGACCTGCCGGCCGTGGCCGATGACTCGGGCCTGTGCGTCGACGTCCTGGGCGGGGCACCGGGGATCTTCTCGGCACGCTGGAGCGGGCGCCATGGGGACGACGCCGCCAACCTGCGCCTCCTGCTCGACCAACTAAGGGACGTGGACGAGCCTCATCGCACCGCTCGCTTCACCTGCGCCGCGGTGCTCGCCGTGCCCGGCGGCGAGCCCACGGTCATCGAGCGCTCCATGGACGGTCGCCTGACTCATGAGCCCCGCGGCGAGGCAGGATTCGGCTACGACCCGATCTTCGTCCCCGCATCCCAGGACGCCCCCGGAGGCGCGGGCCTGACGACGGCGCAGATGACACCCGAGGAGAAGAACGCCATCTCCCACCGGGGCCAGGCCTTCCGTGCCCTGGCACCCATCCTGGCCGACCTGCTGCGCCGCGAGACCAGCCCCTCCTGA